A segment of the Polyodon spathula isolate WHYD16114869_AA chromosome 14, ASM1765450v1, whole genome shotgun sequence genome:
ttattattattattattatttattattattaactatgaTCTCTAAGGGTCATGTCTTCCAAAATTAGGATGACCATATGATTCCATGTACACAGGGACAGTTTGGAACtaacaccccaatgcattctggtaagtatAGTCCTGCTGTcgcaggtaaaatgtaccagaatgtgttatgatgtgagttgaaaagcctgaactgtcccaaatggttttagtgtacatggagtcatatggtaaccctatccAAAATCCACATAGAGGCTCCCCCTTTCTTATTTATGCCACGACAGACTATAGTAACCCTGGATCAGAAACACACTCAGATCACACTCTATAACAAAAGGTTGTGCTGACCAAAGGGTGATCAGCGTCAGTTGTCCATCTGGAAAGATGTTTTTTTATATGCTATTCAgctctatttaattttttttttaatttagtctttgccaattttttttctgccagtttttctccccaattttgtaatgcccattttttatttgtatcccggttcaccgcttgCAACCCCCTGTCAACTCAGGAAACGGAGGCTGGCTCTTTCACACATAAGTTtttgttattatcattgtcaCAAGGACAGTGAGACCCTCTTGTGCATGCTATAATGTATCTGTTCCAATTTATGACCTGATGAGTCCCTGCCAGAACCCATCCAAATGACCTGGTCTGGCTTCTCGGGGACAATAATTACTAGTTCAGAGAGCGCAGAGAAACCATGGATTTAAATGAGTTAACTGAAAGTCAAGTAAACCATTTTTTCTGTCAGCTACACATTTTCTTTAACAAGATGAAAACTAGATTTGCTCCTAATTAGATATAAAAAAGCTCACAAAACACACAAGCCATCTACTACTGAAAACAAGAGGAGGTGAAAATAGTCCTAAAAGCCCATGAAAAACAGGTCTTTTTTATTCACATACTGCATGGCATAAATGGTTTTGCACTGTCTAGGATTTAAGTTTTGCCAGAATAATGTGTTGATCTCTTCTTTAATAAAATGACTGATTTGTTAAACAGCTTTCAAGAGCAGACAGCCTGAAAGTGAATTGAAAATATATACACGGTAGAAAAGCAGTTTAATTGATGTTTAAGCTTCTGTGTGGCTAATATCCAAGCTTTATGTCTTGGTTTACATTGAAGAAGAAATTTGAcctaaaatgtttatgttttgatTAAATCAATGGGAGTGAACTGCATGGGTCAATTGCAAAATAAAGTGCTTTAGTGTTCAATGTGGGTTCTAATTGGTTAAAGGATAGACTAAAAATGTAAGCTTCTTCCATGTGGCCAGCTCCTTATAAAGACAAGCTCACCTTAGTTTAGTTTACTGTTGTAAAATATAGCATCAATCAGTgggaaatacatacagtatgttgaaTATCTTGATACAGTGTTGGGAGAACACAGGCAGGCTTTATGATAACTGTGCAAACCTacctatacatatacagtatacacctATATATAGGTATGCATTAAGTCATTTTTGTGAACACTATATCTGCAGttacttttaattgtattaaatggATATACGCCTCATGGACcacacattgtatttattgttttacctgGTATTTCATAGccagcaacacaaacactgtttgGGCTGGCAGGAGTTATGTACTGATCAATgaaagacagacaacgataatccaaagtgcaaaaatgtttatttataatcctggtctggtgaccacaaataataaccacaggcaatacacagcaatgtgtactgcactgttctaactaacgggttgcagtcccaaataataacacagtccatttacacacacaaatacacatgcTATCACAAGTCCTGATTCCACTCTGATTACAGAATAATATACATAGTTTGTGGCAGTGTAAAAATTCTTGCATGGTCAGGTGCTCACTAGCAACCAGTCAGAATTGTCTATGACATTATAAATCACAGTATACCAGCACTAAAACATTGGTTATCATGACATCTATGTGTTAttgttgtgactgtgagctgtggTATATTGTTCACACCAGAAAGTAAAATTGTCTGGGATTAGGAAATGTTCTCTTGTCATTATAAAATCGACAATAAGCTCTTAACTTGTCTGAAGCCATTTCGATTGCTAAACTTCCTTTCAGAGAGGCTTTTAAAGTGGTTTTAATGATGAAATGACATTGTAGGTGTGTGCCGCTATCCTCTTGGAATGTCTGGTGGGCAGATTCAAGACGAAGATATCACAGCATCCAGTCAGTGGTCTGAATCTACCGCAGCTAAATATGGAAGgtacattattattttcattctttgAAGATAATGATGTTTATACACTGGCCCTTGAACAATTGCATATTGACTATAgtactgagataaaaaaaaaaatactaatttattgAGTGAATAATAATGCcaggacatttttttatttaaagcacacattttataggcttttttaaaaacaaatcttctgGTTACATACATGATGTATTATGTGTTTAACTTCAGAGTGTCTTGAAGTTTGATTGATAAGTGCCATAGAACAGGGAAAAAACACCAGGTCATAAAgctatactgttttttttgtactgaatccACTCAAAGAGAagagtgctttttattttttttatccaggcTTGATTTTGAAGAAGGGGATGGAGCTTGGTGCCCCGAGATCCCCGTGGAGCCAGACAACCTGAAAGAGTTCCTTGAGATTGACCTGCGCACTCTGCACTTTATAACCCTGGTGGGGTCACAGGGGCGCCATGCTGGGGGCCACGGCAATGAGTTTGCTCAGATGTACAAAATCAAATACAGTCGGGATGGGAGCCGCTGGATATCTCGGAAGAACCGCCTTGGGAAGCAGGCAAGTGTTGTGCAGCTCTCCCAAGAAACTAGACCAAGTGGCCGTGAGCATCAGGACAGCTATAAGGACAGCTCACATTGGTCAGCCTGGTTCAAATTCATTTCACATTGTCCTGTACTGAGAAacactgctttttattatttaatatattattgttattatatattgtttattttttatacatatttttgtgaTGTTCTAAGTGAACCAGATTGTTTAATCTAGAGGTTGCAATATTTTGCTTATGTATATTccacttttttatttctaatgtTCATATCATGCCTATTATTGAAGGTTAATCTGTTTCTTTGATTGTCTTAAAGTTAATCGAAGGGAACAAAAATGCCTATGACATTGTCCTGAAGGACCTGGAGCCTCCCATTATCGCCAGGTTCGTCCGATTTGTCCCTGTGACTGATCACTCCAGGAACGTGTGCATGAGGGTGGAGCTCTATGGGTGTGAGTGGTTAGGTGAGTTCCAATCACTGTCAAAGCTGACCTGATCATTTCAGCACTCAATTTAATGTAACACATTTAGCAtttcacatttatattatatgtttaattgcttaattgtctGCTAATCCTTATTGATGATAATAAAACATTAAGCTCACAGGAACCTCAATGGACACAAAGCCTTGCCTTTCTGGGGAATTGGTTTCTGCATGATTTGAGTGGTTGctgtgagggacagagagagatgCTGAATGTGAGCGCATTAGCTGTGAAGTAAGAAGAACCCAGAAATGTGTCTGGAGTGGAAGAGATAAAGAACATGATTGTCTGAGACAAAAGAAGATAGCAGAGAGCGAGGGCAGGAGAAAGGACGATTGGGAGAAAAATGGAACAAAGGATTTATTATTTTGGCTTGAACCCAGCCCAGACAGTGATTCGTTGTTCCACCAGTCGTTCAATAAAAATTAAACCGGTCACGTTTTGGACCCCACTTGGTCTCCCTGAGTCTTGCGTCACTAAAAGACGCAAGGACCGTTACAGTATGTTGGTGTCTGTAATACAGCATAGAGTTAGGGACTGAGAATCAGATCCCAATCTTGAGCCACAGCAGATGGATGTGACTTTACCTGTACACCACTCCACTAAGTCTGCTACTGTAGAtagataacagaaaaaaaaaaaactagacaatCCACAATTGAACGCAAAAGGATTTTCAATCCCTAAACAGCAGCTAGCCCTGCAATATCTTTGAAGATCGTTTGGCACACACCAGTTCCAAAACCATTGTTTTGTTCCTTTACTGTACAGCCATCTGTGGACAATATGTATTTCACCACAGGCAATTAAATAAAGTGCCATAATATTAAAGACATGGAAAAAATCTACTTAAGTGTTAATTAATAAAGCTGTCTGGATGGCTGGTAGGTTTAATTAGAAAAGACAGTACTGCTTTGTCATTTCTTATATAAATCCAgctttattgcacacagtcagaATCTCAGAATGTGCTAAGTCTAATGTGTAGTTGTTTCCTTGTATTGTTGTTGGCTCTCTGTAGTATAACTCCAGCAAGGTTTTCCATTGTTGATTTCTTTACATTCTTTTATCAGAAcatgaactatatatataaaaaaaaaacagagctcaTCTattacaaaaccaataaaaagGGAAGACAGTGAATTTTAAACAGAAGCAGAAACGTACTAGCAGCAGTGGTTGTGGGACTTTGAATCAGATTGTTCTTGTTAGAATCTAGCACTTTATATACAGTAGGTTCACTTTATAGAGgaaacagtttgtattttttggaTGTATTCACTGTTACTCTATTTATCAGTTCATCAAAGGGTCAAAATATCAACAAGTGCTGTTGGATTTTACATAATTTACCAGATCCAGAATAGATTCATGATTACAAAGATCTCCTCATTATTCAGCAGTCTAGCCTTAAATTATTCACATTCAGATGTGTTTTTCCAACTGAGGTGTGGTATGATTTCCATTGTTCTATGGAAATGCTGAGGTCTattcaaatggtaaaaatatgaCCAAATCTGGCATTGTACTTCCCACACTCATGGATAAAGATGAAGGTTTTCACAAAGTCcccttattttaatgatttaactgGTGGTGGTATTTACATccatcactgtttagatcaattaaatatacCCCATTATCTTTAGATATTAAATAGACCCCCAAATAGACCCTTGTTTAACTTGACTTTATTCGGGAACACACAGAAGCAACTAAATTGGTTCcccaaacttttgtttttatgctCCACAATTACCAAATGAGCACATCTTTAATCACACATCTGCAGTGTCTTTTAGCACACGCAACCACTCTTTTAAGATTTACATACATATTACATACATTGTTACGCTGATCATGGTGCTGTTAATAAGAAGATCTAACAAACCATGATTTTTCCACAGATGGTCTGGTCTCCTATAATGCTCCAGCAGGCCAGCAGATCATTGTGCCAAGAGGATCTAATGTTTACCTCAACGACTCTGTTTATGACGGCGCTGTTGGTTACAGGTACATGGCTGCTTTTTCTACTTAACTGAAATTgtactgtaacaattttttatttgtgcTTCACTTACAgcaatgtaaaatgtactgtagaaaACCAACTGAAAACTACTGCTACCTAGTGGTAGTGAAATATTACAGCGCTGATGCAGATTCTGTCTTTGTTGCATATTCTCTGACATAAACATACACTTTACACAGGGTTACCTACATCAAGTAGAATTGTGATCTGTACATGGTAATACGAATATTAGGTTTAGTTTTTAGTCTCGGTCGGGTTATGTTAAGATTTATTAGAACAGAGAGCCAAGACCCAAAGATGTGTTTAAGAAGAGCTTCCTGTCTTTCAGTATGACAGAGGGTCTTGGGCAGTTGACCGATGGAGTCTGGGGTCTGGATGACTTCACACAGAGCCATGTGTACAATGTCTGGCCTGGCTATGACTACGTGGGCTGGTCCAATGAGAGCTTCACCACCAACTATGTGGAGATTATGTTTGAGTTTGACAGAATCCGGAACTTCACTACAATGAAGGTACAGGAGGATGTTGGAGTTGATACACAATACTGTTACGCTGGTTTATTAGAAAGTTTTACCTGTCAGCTTTTGGACTTCCAGGATATTGTAGTTGTATGTAAATAATCTGTTATGCAAAATCTAAGTTGTGTTCCATATGTTAATTAACACAACTTTCCTTTGAAGTGCTTTTAGTCTGTGAAATGCACTGTgcttattttcaattatttttgtgCAGGTTCACTGTAACAACATGTTTTCGAAGGGGGTGAAGATCTTTCGAGAGGTGCAGTGTTATTTCCGCTCAGAGACCAATGACTGGGAACCCAACCCTATCTCCTCCGTCCTGGTGCTGGACGATGTTAACCCCAGTGCCCGCTTCGTCACCGTGCCCCTTCTGAACCGCATGGCCAGCGCCATCAAATGCCAGTACTACTTTGCTGACACCTGGATGATGTTCAGCGAAATCACCTTCCAGTCAGGTTGGTGCATCTTGTCCTTGATTATTGAATTAAGTAGTGCAGTGCCACCATATTTCATTAAACCAAGGTGAAGAATTAAGTAATCAAGGACCTGGTTGGACCTTGGAGTTGACTGAAAGAGCCACGAGTGAGTACCACTTCTTTAAAGTAAGGGTCtcaaatcctggtcctggaggggcAGTGTCCCTCATTTTTTTGTTACAACTaaaccctaaattacttaattggaccaaataagtgcttattagaagcttaaatggtccaattaagtaattcagggtgcagttgaaacaaaaaacaggagggacactggcactttaggaccaggattggagactcCTGCTTTAAAGAATAACTAGCCAAAGTTAGTCcttccattcctggtctttgttctaaacctgttctaaattgtttaatttaaccaattaaacctctaTCCAGAACATGAAGTAGTTGtattattttacctgttaaacctggagtggaatggtcctccaggattgtgattggacacccctgctttaaagGGAGAGTTTTTTTGTTGGTACATTATCTGAGTTTAGTGAGTGATTGGAACCACAAGAATACACTTCAAACTCTCTTAAGAAACCTTCAACGAAGGTTTCACGAATACTcaactaatttaacaaaaatgacagAAGCATACATCCCATCATGTTGTATGATAAAATTAGAACTATCATTATCATCGTAAATAACCTACATCCACCATTAAGTACAAAAGCAATTGTGTCATGCAGGCTGGCGGACAGACAGACAAGAAAGGTTCCTGGTATACTTCATATGTTCATAGAATTGTGCTAAAGATAAGCAatactatatacaatatataagcGTTCTATAGATATACTGTAAGTGATCACTTAGTTGTGATATAACTATATGGTCTCTGGGCCTTGAAACAGATTGCTAATGGAGCAATCACCCTAACCTACATAGAGATCCcttattttattatcttatttTATCTTTCAGACACAGCCATGTACAACACAACTGGAGCCCCACCAAAAATTCTCCCAGGAACCCCAACCAGCACACAGCCAGGTAAAGAGTCAGCACCTCAGGCATGTCAGCTGATATGGTGGTTTACATCAGAATAGGCTAACAGGCTGCTCAATATTATTTGTTCCTAGCAAAACAGAAAGAAGCACTCGAAGAAACAGAAGGTATCTTAGgactttaaactttgttttttgttgtttttaaaggtatttgagcaaatagctttaaaaaacatatcaattattatattgttaatttATGAAATCGTGCAATAAAAGCTcccaaacattttctttttacttttttccatCATGATGTCTCCAGGTGATGATCCAACCCACAAAGTGGATGACAGTAACACTcgcattctgattggctgtttggTGGCCATCATCTTCATCCTGGTTGCCATTATTGTCATCATCCTGTGGAGGCAGTTCTGGCAGAAGATACTGGAGAAGGTAAGGAAGAGGGATTGGACCCCCTTCGCAATGAATTAGTGTGTCTTTTCTAGAAAATTGTATCCAAGTGTGCAGTCATAATATACAAGTGCTAGATGTAAATTAATCACATTTTACAGTAGGAATATGGAACACTTTAGCTTGAGTGGATGTAAACATAAAGATGCATTCATTCTCTAAGGAAAGTTTACTTTAGTATATTTTACGTTAATAAGCATAGTATAGTCATATTCAGATCATTGTAACTATGTATCTCACTAGCTGCCAAAGATTGTTGTGTGTATTGAATTACAAATTAAGAAGTTATACATCACTGTGTATTGATGTTTGAGGTGAAAGACACTGTATACAACctaaatacaaaaactatttaCCGGTAGACCGCAATGTCCGGTGATGGGCAGATGAACTTTTTTTGCCGAATGCTTTCCACAATCAGCATACTCCTTTCAGGCTTCTCGGCGGATGCTGGACGATGAACTGACAGCCAGTCTGTCGCTACAGAGTGAGACCTTCacctataacaacaacaacaatcgcTCGTCGTCGGCCAGTGAACAGGAGTCCAACTCCACCTACGACAGGATCTTCCCACTGGGGCCCGACTACCAGGAGCCTTCCAGGCTGATCAGAAAGCTGCCCGAGTTTTATCAGGCGGCTGAGGAGGCTGGTGAGAGGAGGGAAAAGGCAGGGGGGTTCAAGgctgctggaactaggggtgctggggagGGGGGTTCAAGGtttgctggaactaggggtgctgggggtggcTTCCGTcacatacaggggttacagtttctttcagcacccccactatacaAATTGTTTCAGCACTCCTGGGGATGTTGTAAGAGCAAGTCTGAATGGAAATGTTTCAATATGATAGCGGCTTTAAGGTTAGTATTAAGTTCAGTGATTTGGGTAATGTTGGGTTTAGGGTTTGGGTCAGTTAGAGAGAGACAACAAATGATGATAGCAGTGTCATGCATCAGGGTTAAGGtttgggttaggattagggttagaatACAGATGATAGCAGTGTTATCTATTAGGGTTTTGGTTAGGGTTAGAATACAGGGTTACGGATAGGGATGCTGTACACTTTGCTAAATAtcatttttgtgttgttatttttacaaggaatttaaatgtttcactaaaacagaaagttaaattcattttttacagCCAGTTCTTTGtccacagagaattgtgaagctGACAGATATATTTCTATTTCTCCCAGCGGCCGGCAGCAGCGGGGTTGTGAAGCAAGCCCCGGCCAGCGGACAGGAGGGTATGCCGCACTACGCTGAGGCCGACATcgtgaacctgcagggagtgacTGGTAGCAACACCTACGCCGTGCCAGCTGTCACTATGGATCTGCTCTCCGGGAAGGATGTGGCAGTCGAAGAGTTCCCCAGGAAACTGCTTACCTTCAAAGAGAAGCTTGGGGAGGGGCAGTTTGGAGAGGCTAGTGCCCTGTTAACTACTGCTCTCTGTTAATAAATACACTTCTTAAAGCTGTCAAACAACACTAATGTATTCCCAGTGGAAGAATATTGTTAGCCACTGGCAGCATCAAGTCCAGTAATTGGATTACTGGTGGTGTAAGCAGTCTGGTTAGCAGATTCTCTTGGTAATTATTCCACACCctaaaaacaatacattgcaaaatggaaaaactATTGGAAGATTTGTTAGCTTCAAAAATACAGTATTGCTGTTTATGAACCTGTGTGTCTGGCGAACCCCATTATTCTACAAAGCTACAAAACAGAGTCCTCCTGtgtctaaaaacaaaaatgtccattGTTCTTTTGCTGAGCGCAGTCAtagaaaaagacttctagtccaaagttttgtctttttgaattttagtttcttttgcatttctaaaccctgaaaagaaaacagagcATGCCTAAGAAAGTCCTGTTTCTCTAACACAGGTGCACTTGTGTGAGGCTGAGGGAATGTCAGAGTTTACTGACAAGGATTTTTCTTTTGACATCACTGCAAATCAGCCTGTTCTGGTAGCTGTAAAAATGTTACGAGCAGATGCCAACAAGAATGCTAGGTCAGTATACTGTCTGTAATATTCATGCATACTTGAAGTGATTTTAATCATTTAGATACGTGGATATGTGGAGTTTAATATGGATACATGGTTTGGAATGCTTTTATATAGGGTTAATtaatataaatcaataatgacAATAATTAATAACTATAACTATATTTTAACATGGGTTCTCTTCTAGAAACGATTTCTTGAAAGAAATTAAGATCATGTCTCGATTAAAAGACCCCAACATTATCCGCCTTCTGGCAGTGTGTATCTGCGATGATCCTCTCTGTATGATCACGGAGTACATGGAGAACGGGGATCTCAATCAGTTCTTATCCCGTCACGAGCCAGAGGGACAGGTCTGTCTGGCCAGCAACACCCCCACTGTCAGGTAAGCCTTGTTCTACTAGCATGTTAACTATTATTAAAACGGCAGTTCATCCCAAGGTAATCTATtttctttgcttgcttttttttcttccagttttgcTAATATTCAGTACATGGTCACACAGATAGCATCGGGCATGAAGTATCTTTCCTCCCTCAACTTTGTTCACCGTGACCTGGCCACTCGTAACTGCCTGGTTGGCAAGAACTTCACCATCAAGATTGCTGACTTTGGGATGAGCCGCAACCTGTACAGCGGAGACTACTACCGCATCCAAGGGAGAGCCGTACTGCCCATCCGCTGGATGTCCTGGGAGAGTATTCTGTTGGTGAGCCTAAAACATATCGTATCTCACTCTTCAACCAAACCAGTGAATAGTCATctttaaattgaatacatttcatGACTGCCCTCTGGGTGAGAATGGCATCGTTTGGAAACATCTTGACTGCGATGATTAAGGAGAGGTTATTCCTGTTTTAACCCTgtcatgcatggcgacctcatatgaggatggaTACAAAAACACTTCTGGTTTTCATATAGGGACAATGCCTGTTATGATTGGGTGTTCTGCCATTTTGACTGGCCTCTCCACTTCTGTCTCTAGTCATCTTGTCTGTCATATGAAATTAAACTATGAATTTAGAGTAACTTGTTCTCTATTTCTAAGGGCAAGTTTACCACCGCCAGTGATGTGTGGGCATTTGGGGTAACTCTCTGGGAGACTCTGACGTTCTGCCTGGAGCAGCCCTACTCCCAGCTGTCAGACGAACAGGTCATTGAAAACACCGGCGAGTTCTTCAGGGATCAGGGGCGGCAGGTAAGAGACAAAGACACACGCAGTATatcagactacctgaaagtaagtcACGGTaccctatactgtacagtatgtattttgtaaatgaaaattaaTGTTTGCAATAACATGTGCCTCAAACTGCACATTTGTGACTGAAATAATGGCTGGAAGTACAGTATTGGTTGATACTGTATTTATGGAATTATATCATTAGTTATAACACCTTCCAATCATCGTGAATTTAGGCATCCAGTCCTTGAGTTAAAAGACTGAATGATTCCAACAACAGTAGGGGGTTTGTAACAGCAGGTTATCTTGAAGCTGTCAATAAAGCAAATCCCTCATAGATCATTGTTACTCATTGTCTGTTTCCAGATCTATTTGCCACAGCCTGCCATTTGCCCGGACCCTGTCTACAAACTAATGCTAAGCTGCTGGAGGAGAGACACCAAAGATCGGCCATCATTTCAAGACATCTACCACAGTCTTCTAGAATGCACCGCCTAGGCGCGCAGTGCTTGCAAAGGCAATGCTTGCAAATTGGACTTattgtttgtgtctttgtgtagAAACAAACTTAGTATGTGCAGATGGGAATGTGGGGAAAAGAGGCAATCAAAGGAAGCCAATGAAGGTTGATGAGCATTATTTATACATGAGAATTATCAACTCACtgcctttatttgtttattgtgttgtcaCACTACCTAGGCAACGGTTTCAGAGGGAGTGTCTGTGAGGTCCTCCACAGCAAATGAACTGAAAAAGAGAAGGACAAAGGAGCAGTAAGAACGATTGCCAGTGTGAACTATAGTTCAGTGTGCTAAATTCAGAAATATTGGTACTTCTTTCTATTCTGGGGATCTTTTACTGTTATGAAGACCTATTTAAGGGGCTACAAAGGGGACAATATCTccaaattataatatataactgTCTTAATAGTAATTGTTGCCTTAATTATGGAAGCCTTTcttttttatcagtgtttataCACGTTATATTGGAGGTtgtttcagtttgaaaaaaaaattaaaacgatACAGAAACTATTGATTTAGCcattcttattaaaaacaaagacatAAGTGCTCACATAGGtaatcttacatttaaaaaatagggAACAAGCACTAGTAATGCTGGTGACAATGATGTATAAAGaacttcatttttgtattttattatttagataCTTCTGAATAGAAGAGCTGTTTATGGCcatatattttatgtatgtatgtatgcagattttattaaatacatgcaCCACAGATACAAAAGTACTATTATGCTATCTTAATATGTTTCCTTTTTTAGAAATACCCTAGAAATGTTGGGCCAGCTGTATTACCTAAAGTGTAGTGTGTGTTTTTGGAACAGGGGTTATAACACATCTGCTCTGTATTCACAGTATAATCTATTTATTAGATTGGTGCTATTTTTATTCGTATTGCCTAATGCCAGTAACATGTAGGACAGTATGTTGAATTGTGGCTAGTTGCATGAGCCATAAAGTAGTCCAATAAAAgtttattctaaattattatgtacaaagaaaacaatgcatgTGAAATCTTAGGGGAATTCCCTGTTCAATCGAATGTTGTGCATTTTTGATCCTCTACTGTTTTTGAACTCCTACGATTTCATGGATTAGacaaaaatgcagtttatttttgccTATACTGAAGCCTTCTGTATTAGCTTCCATACACCCACAAATAATTTGTACATTCGCTCATTATCTGTAACACAGAATTCATCTCCATTCTTTCATGTTGCCAATTCCAGATAGGAAAGAAGACTCAACATGT
Coding sequences within it:
- the LOC121326997 gene encoding discoidin domain-containing receptor 2-like isoform X1, which codes for MELFSLSEMKYLPKMHFILLMLLYLLGAARTQVNPGVCRYPLGMSGGQIQDEDITASSQWSESTAAKYGRLDFEEGDGAWCPEIPVEPDNLKEFLEIDLRTLHFITLVGSQGRHAGGHGNEFAQMYKIKYSRDGSRWISRKNRLGKQLIEGNKNAYDIVLKDLEPPIIARFVRFVPVTDHSRNVCMRVELYGCEWLDGLVSYNAPAGQQIIVPRGSNVYLNDSVYDGAVGYSMTEGLGQLTDGVWGLDDFTQSHVYNVWPGYDYVGWSNESFTTNYVEIMFEFDRIRNFTTMKVHCNNMFSKGVKIFREVQCYFRSETNDWEPNPISSVLVLDDVNPSARFVTVPLLNRMASAIKCQYYFADTWMMFSEITFQSDTAMYNTTGAPPKILPGTPTSTQPAKQKEALEETEGDDPTHKVDDSNTRILIGCLVAIIFILVAIIVIILWRQFWQKILEKASRRMLDDELTASLSLQSETFTYNNNNNRSSSASEQESNSTYDRIFPLGPDYQEPSRLIRKLPEFYQAAEEAAAGSSGVVKQAPASGQEGMPHYAEADIVNLQGVTGSNTYAVPAVTMDLLSGKDVAVEEFPRKLLTFKEKLGEGQFGEVHLCEAEGMSEFTDKDFSFDITANQPVLVAVKMLRADANKNARNDFLKEIKIMSRLKDPNIIRLLAVCICDDPLCMITEYMENGDLNQFLSRHEPEGQVCLASNTPTVSFANIQYMVTQIASGMKYLSSLNFVHRDLATRNCLVGKNFTIKIADFGMSRNLYSGDYYRIQGRAVLPIRWMSWESILLGKFTTASDVWAFGVTLWETLTFCLEQPYSQLSDEQVIENTGEFFRDQGRQIYLPQPAICPDPVYKLMLSCWRRDTKDRPSFQDIYHSLLECTA
- the LOC121326997 gene encoding discoidin domain-containing receptor 2-like isoform X2, which gives rise to MELFSLSEMKYLPKMHFILLMLLYLLGAARTQVNPGVCRYPLGMSGGQIQDEDITASSQWSESTAAKYGRLDFEEGDGAWCPEIPVEPDNLKEFLEIDLRTLHFITLVGSQGRHAGGHGNEFAQMYKIKYSRDGSRWISRKNRLGKQLIEGNKNAYDIVLKDLEPPIIARFVRFVPVTDHSRNVCMRVELYGCEWLDGLVSYNAPAGQQIIVPRGSNVYLNDSVYDGAVGYSMTEGLGQLTDGVWGLDDFTQSHVYNVWPGYDYVGWSNESFTTNYVEIMFEFDRIRNFTTMKVHCNNMFSKGVKIFREVQCYFRSETNDWEPNPISSVLVLDDVNPSARFVTVPLLNRMASAIKCQYYFADTWMMFSEITFQSDTAMYNTTGAPPKILPGTPTSTQPGDDPTHKVDDSNTRILIGCLVAIIFILVAIIVIILWRQFWQKILEKASRRMLDDELTASLSLQSETFTYNNNNNRSSSASEQESNSTYDRIFPLGPDYQEPSRLIRKLPEFYQAAEEAAAGSSGVVKQAPASGQEGMPHYAEADIVNLQGVTGSNTYAVPAVTMDLLSGKDVAVEEFPRKLLTFKEKLGEGQFGEVHLCEAEGMSEFTDKDFSFDITANQPVLVAVKMLRADANKNARNDFLKEIKIMSRLKDPNIIRLLAVCICDDPLCMITEYMENGDLNQFLSRHEPEGQVCLASNTPTVSFANIQYMVTQIASGMKYLSSLNFVHRDLATRNCLVGKNFTIKIADFGMSRNLYSGDYYRIQGRAVLPIRWMSWESILLGKFTTASDVWAFGVTLWETLTFCLEQPYSQLSDEQVIENTGEFFRDQGRQIYLPQPAICPDPVYKLMLSCWRRDTKDRPSFQDIYHSLLECTA